TCCAGCACGTACGGCCGGATCCGGTGCTCGGCGAGCTTGGCCTCGATCAGCGCGAGGGTCAGCTTGGAGCCGATCAGCGGGATGTCCGGGTTCTCCCGGAGCAGGTACGGGACGGCCCCGATGTGGTCCTCGTGACCGTGCGTCAGGACGATGCCGTCGATCTTGTCGAGCCGGTCCCGGATGGACGAGAAGTCCGGCAGGATCAGGTCGATGCCGGGCTGCTCGTCCTCGGGGAACAGCACGCCGCAGTCGATGATGAGCAGGCGGCCGGCGTGCTCGAGGACGGTCATGTTGCGACCGATCTCGCCGAGCCCGCCGAGCGGGGTGATGCGTACGGCGCCCGGCTTGAGAGCGGGGGCTGCGCCGAGTTCGGGGTGCGGGTGACTCAAAAGACTCTCCTTACGACGCACGCCATATGCCGAGGGGTTCGCGCCCTGGGGACATATGGCGTACGTGCTCGATGGTTTCCTACTTGCCAGGTCTTGGTGCTTCGTGCCGTCGTTCCGGTTCAGCGGCAGACCTCGGGAGGTCCGGCGAGCCGGGGGCACGCACGTCTTGTCTTCCTACAGGTGTACCCCGCCGGCGGCGAGATCCTCCCTCAGTTGGGCGATCTCCTCCGGCGTGGCGGAGACCAGCGGCAGCCGGAGCGGTCCGGCCGGGTGGCCCTGGAGGGTCAGCGCGGCCTTGGTGAGGATCACGCCCTGGGTCCGGAACATACCGCTGAACACCGGCAGCAGACCCTGGTGGATCGCGGTGGCCTTGGCCACGTCGCCCGCCTGGTAGGCGTCGAGCAGGGCCCGCAGCTCGGCGGCGACCAGGTGGCCGACCACGCTGACCACGCCGACCGCACCGACCGACAGCAGCGGCAGGTTGAGGATGTCGTCGCCGGAGTACCAGGCCAGGCCGCTGCGGGCGATCGCCCAGGAGGCCGCGCCGAGGTCGCCCTTGGCGTCCTTGTTGGCGACGATCCGCGGGTGCTCGCCGAGCCGGACCAGGGTCTCGGTGGCGAGCGCGACGCCGCTGCGGCCGGGGATGTCGTAGAGCATCACCGGGAGCTCGGTGGCGTCCGCGATGGTGACGCTGTGCCGGTACAGGCCCTCCTGCGGGGGCTTGCTGTAGTACGGCGTGACCACCAGCAGGCCGTGGGCTCCGGCGGCCTCGGCCTGCCGGGCCAGCTCGACGCTGTGGTGGGTGTCGTTGGTGCCGACCCCGGCGACGATGTGCGCGCGGTCCCCTACCGCCTCCACCACCGCGCGGACCAGCTGGGCCTTCTCGGCGTCGCTGGTGGTCGGGGACTCGCCGGTGGTGCCGTTCAGCACCAGGCCGTCGTTGCCGGAGTCCACGAGGTGGGTGGCGAGGCGCTGGGCGCCGTCGAGGTCGAGGCCGCCGTCGGCGGTGAACGGGGTGACCATCGCGGTCAGGACCCGGCCGAAGGGCGTCTGGGAGGTGGAGGTCGGAGCCATGCGTCCAAAACTACTCGTAGGCGGCCGGGGGGTACCCAGGCCGGTCCAGGGTTCGGACAGGTGAGAGGGGTCGCCGAGCTGCCGTCAGCTCTTCCGACATGGGATTCCGGTGCTGCATGCTCGGGGGTTCAAGCAGCACCGGAATCCGTGACCTGAGCCTAGGGAGCGCCCCGGGGGGTCGCAATCCAGGCGTGCCGAACAGGCCACTCAAATGCCCGTCGGGCCAGGTCAGGGGGCTACTCGGCCGTGCTTCTCGAAAGCCGCATGGGTGAGCGGCATGAGCTTGGCCCACTCCGCCTCCATCGCCTCGGCGACCATCTCGATCTCGCGCTGCGGGAAGGACGGCACGGTGGCGTTCTCCTTCTTGGTCCGCAGCGAGAGGAAGTGCATCAGCGAGCGCGCGTTGCAGGTCGCGTACATCGAGGAGAACAGGCCGACCGGCAGCACGGCCCGGGCCACCTCGCGGGCGACACCGGCGTCCAGCATCTCCTGGTACGCGGTGTAGGAGGCCAGGTAGGACGCCTCCATCGCCTCGGCGGTGACCTTGGCCTGCTCCGGGGTGCCGTCGACGAACTCGTAGCGGCCGGGGCGGCCCTGCTGGACCAGCTTGCGGTCCTCGCCGGGCACGTAGAAGACCGGCTGCAGGTTGCGGTAGCGGCCGGACTCCTCGTTGTAGGACCAGCCGCTGCGGTGCCGGTGGAACTCGCGGAACACGAAGATCGGCGCGCTGATGAAGAAGGTCATCGAGTTGTGCTCGAACGGGGTGCCGTGCCGGTCGCGCATCAGGTAGTTGATCAGACCGGCGGACTTCTCCGGGTCCTGCTGGAGCGCCTCCAGGGACTGCTCGCCCGCGGTGGAGACCCGGGCGGCCCAGATCACGTCCGAGTCCTGGGCCGCGCTGCGGACCAGCTCGACGGTCACGTCACTGCGGAAGACAGGTCCTGCTGCGTCGCTCACGCGTTGCTCCTTGCGTCGGTGCTGCCGTGCAGCTTGATGGCGTGCTGCATGGTCTTTCGGGCCCGCGGCGTGTCACCGGCGTCGGCGTACGCCACGGCGAGGCGGAAGTACACCCGCCAGTCCCCCGGGCTCTGTTCGGCCTCGGCCTGCCGGCGGGCGAAGACCTGGTCGGCCGAGGCGCGGTCGATCCTGCCCCCGTTGGTGCGGCGCAGCTCGTCCACCGGCAGGCCGCCCTCGGCCTCCAGTTCGCGGGCCAGCTGCTCGCTGGCCCGGCCGAAGCGCACGGTCTGCCGGAGGAACCAGACGCCGACGCCGGGGATGACGAAGGCGCAGACCCCCAGGCCGATGCCGAGCGGCTTGCCGGTGGCGATCAGCTGGACGCCCTCGCCGACGCAGATCACCGAGACCAGCAGCAGGGCGGCCGAGAGCAGGAAGAAGCCGGTACGGGAGGTCATCTCAGAGGTCCAGGAAGTGTTCGAGGCCGAAGGTCAGCCCCGGGGTCTCGACCACCTTGCGGACGCCGAGCAGGATGCCCGGCATGAAGCAGCTGTGGTGCAGCGAGTCGTGACGGATCGTCAGGGTCTCGCCGGTGTCGCCGAGCAGCACCTCCTGGTGCGCCAGCAGGCCGCGCAGCCGGACCGAGTGCACCGGCACGCCGTCCACGTCGGCGCCGCGGGCGCCGGGCAGGCCGTGCGTGGTCGGGTCGCTCTGCCGGGGCAGGCCGGCCGCGTCGCGGGCGGCGGCGATCAGCTGGGCGGTGCGGGCGGCGGTGCCGCTGGGGGCGTCCGCCTTGTTGTTGTGGTGCAGTTCGACGACCTCGACGGTCTCGAAGTACTTCGCGGCCTGCTGGGCGAACTTCATCGAGAGCACGGCGCCGATCGAGAAGTTCGGCGCGATCAGCACGCCCACGCCCGGCGAGGAAGCGAGCCAGCCGCGCAGGGTGGCGAGCCGCTCCTCGGTCCAGCCGGTGGTGCCGGTGACCACGTGGATGCCGTTGCGGACGCAGTACTCCAGGTTGGCCATCACCGCGTCGGGGTGGGTGAGTTCGACCGCGACCCGGGTGCCCTTCAGCTCCTCCAGTGAGGAGTTCCGGTTCAGGGTGGCGGTCAGCTCCAGGTCGGCGGCGGCCGAGACGGCCTTGACCGCCTCGGACCCGATCCGGCCGGTGGCGCCGATCACGGCGACGGGCAACGACATCTCAGTAGTCCTCTCAGGCCAAAAGGTCCGCGAGCGCGTCGGCCCGCTTCTTGGTGATCGGGCCGATCAGCGCGAGCGACGGCTTGTGCGCGCCGAGCACGTCCCTGGCCACCGCGTGCACGTCGGCCAGGGTGACCGAGGCGATCTTCTCCAGCATCTCGTCCACCGACAGGTGGTGGCCGTAGCTGAGTTCGGCCTTGCCGATCCGGTTCATCAGCGAGCCGGTGTCCTCCATGCCGAGCACGGTGGAGCCGGAGATCTGCCCGATCGCCCGGGTCAGCTCCTCCTCGGTGATGCCGTCGGCGACCACCTTGGCGAGCTCCTCGCGGCAGATGTCGAGCACCTGCTCGACCCGCTTGGGCTGGCAGCCGGCGTAGATGCCGAACAGGCCGCTGTCGGCGTAGGAGGAGGAGTACGAGTAGACCGAGTAGGCCAGCCCGCGCTTCTCCCTGACCTCCTGGAACAGCCGGGAGCTCATCCCGCCGCCGAGCGCGGCGTTCAGCACGCCGAGCGCCCAGCGGCGTTCGTCGTGCCGCGGCACGCCGGGGACGCCGAGCACCAGGTGGGCCTGCTCGGTGGAGCGGTTGAGCACCTCGACCCGGCCGGCCGTACGGACCGCGCGGACGCCCTTGCGGACCTCGGCGGGGTGGCCCTTCGACTTCTCCAGCACCGGCGCGAAGGCCTTCTGGACCATCTTGACCACCCGGGCGTGGTCCAGGTTCCCCGCTGCCGCGACGACCAGCTGCTCGGGCTTGTACCGGCGGTGGAAGAAGCCCGCGATCTGATCCCGGGTCAGGCCGGTGACGGTCTCCTGGGTGCCCAGGATCGGGCGGCCGAGCGGCGAGTCGCCGTAGATCACCTTGGCGAACAGGTCGTGCACCACGTCGCCCGGGTCGTCCTCGGCCATCGCCATCTCCTCGAGGATGACGCCGCGCTCGGCCTCCACGTCCTCGGGGCGGATCAGCGAGCCGGTGAGCATGTCGCAGACCACGTCGATGGCCAGCGGCAGGTCGGTGTCGAGCACCCGCGCGTAGTAGCAGGTGTTCTCCTTGGCGGTGAAAGCGTTCATCTCACCGCCGACCGCGTCCAGCGCGGCCGAGATCTCCAGGGCGTTGCGCCGGGCGGTGCCCTTGAAGAGCAGGTGCTCCAGGTAGTGCGTGGCGCCGTTCAGCGCCGGGGTCTCGTCCCGGGAGCCGACGCCGACCCAGATGCCGAAGGTCGCGGAACGGACCGTCGGGAGGGTCTCGGTGACGACCCGCAGACCGCCGGGCAGGACGGTACGGCGTACCGTGCCGGCCCCGTCGACGCCCTTGAGCAGGGTCCGGGTTGAGCCGGGGCGCTGCTGCGCCGCGGAGGCCTGAGCCACGGGCCTTCCTTCCAGAACTTCAAGAATCACAGGGAGAACAGGGTGCGGCCCGCGCACTCCGGGGAGTGCGCGGGCCGCGGGGTACTAACGGTGCGTCACTCGGAGGCCGGAGCGGCGTCCTCGACGCCGTCCTCGCCCTCGACGACCGGGATCAGCGAGAGCTTGCCGCGCGGGTCGATCTCGGCGATCTCGACCTGGACCTTGGCACCGACGGCCAGCACGTCCTCGACGTTCTCCACGCGCTTGCCACCGGCGAGCTTGCGGATCTGCGAGATGTGCAGCAGGCCGTCCTTGCCCGGCATGAGCGAAACGAACGCGCCGAACGTCGTGGTCTTCACCACGGTGCCCAGGTAGCGCTCGCCGACCTCCGGCATGGTCGGGTTGGCGATCTGGTTGATCGTCGTACGGGCAGCCTCCGCCGAGGGACCGTCGACCGCACCGATGTAGATGGTGCCGTCGTCCTCGATGGTGATGTCCGCGCCGGTGTCCTCCTGGATCTGGTTGATCATCTTGCCCTTCGGGCCGATGACCTCACCGATCTTGTCCACCGGGATCTTGATGGTGATGATGCGCGGGGCGTTCGGCGACATCTCGTCCGGAGTGTCGATCGCCTCGTTCATCACGTCCAGGATGTGCAGACGCGCGTCCTTGGCCTGCTTCAGCGCGGCGGCCAGCACCGAGGCCGGGATGCCGTTCAGCTTGGTGTCGAGCTGCAGCGCGGTGATGAAGTTGCGGGTACCGGCGACCTTGAAGTCCATGTCACCGAACGCGTCCTCGGCACCGAGGATGTCGGTCAGCGTGACGTAGTGCGTCTCGCCGTCGATCTCCTGCGAGATCAGGCCCATCGCGATACCGGCGACGGCGGCCTTGAGCGGCACACCGGCGTTCAGCAGCGACATGGTCGAGGCGCAGACCGAGCCCATCGAGGTGGAGCCGTTGGAGCTCAGCGCCTCGGAGACCTGGCGGATCGCGTAGGGGAACTCCTCGCGGGTCGGCAGCACGGGCAGGATCGCCCGCTCGGCCAGCGCGCCGTGACCGATCTCGCGGCGCTTCGGCGAACCGACGCGGCCGGTCTCGCCGACCGAGTACGGCGGGAAGTTGTAGTTGTGCATGTAGCGGCGACGCGTCTCCGGGGAGAGCGTGTCGAGCTGCTGCTCCATCCGGAGCATGTTGAGGGTGGTGACGCCCAGGATCTGGGTCTCGCCACGCTCGAACAGCGCCGAGCCGTGCACGCGCGGGATCGCCTCGACCTCGGCGGCCAGCGTACGGATATCCGTGACGCCACGGCCGTCGATGCGCACCTTGTCGGTGATGACGCGCTCGCGGACGATCTTCTTGGTCAGCGCGTTGTACGCGGCGCTGATCTCCTTCTCGCGGCCCTCGAACTTCGGGAGCAGCTTGTCGGCCGCGACGGCCTTGATGCGGTCGATCTCGTTGTTGCGCTCGACCTTGCCCGGGATGGTGAGGGCCTTCGCCAGGTCGCTCTTGACGGCGTCCGAGAGGGCGGCCAGCACGTCGTCCTGGTAGTCCAGGAAGACCGGGAACTCACCGGTCGGCTTGGCAGCCTGGGCGGCCAGCTTCGACTGGGCGGCGCAGAGCACCTTGATGAACGGCTTGGCGGCCTCGAGACCGGCGGCGACGATCTCCTCGGTCGGGGCCTCGGCGCCGTCGGCGACCAGCTTGATGGTCTTCGCGGTGGCCTCGGCCTCGACCATCATGATCGCGACGTCACCGTCGGGCAGCGCGCGGCCGGCCACGACCATGTCGAAGACGGCGTCCTCGAGCTCGGTGTGGGTCGGGAAGGCCACCCACTGACCCTTGATCAGCGCGACGCGGACGCCGCCGATCGGGCCGGAGAACGGCAGGCCGGCCAGCTGGGTGGACGCCGAGGCGGCGTTGATGGCCACCACGTCGTACAGGTGGTCGGGGTTGAGCGCCATGATCGTGCAGACGACCTGGATCTCGTTGCGCAGGCCCTTGACGAAGGACGGGCGCAGCGGGCGGTCGATCAGACGGCAGGTGAGGATGGCGTCCTCGGACGGCCGGCCCTCACGACGGAAGAACGAGCCGGGGATGCGGCCCGCGGCGTACATCCGCTCCTCGACGTCGACCGTCAGCGGGAAGAAGTCGAAGTGCTCCTTCGGCTGCTTGGAGGCGCTGGTGGCCGACAGCACCATGGTGTCGTCGTCCAGGTAGGCCACGGCCGAGCCGGCGGCCTGACGGGCCAGCCGGCCGGTCTCGAAACGGATGGTACGGGTACCGAAGCTGCCGTTGTCGATGACGGCCTCGGCGTAGAACACGTTCTCTTCCACCTGGAAGATCTCCTCTTTCGTACGTTTCCCGAGGAGCGCCCCTGCGCTTGCCTTCCGGCGGGCCCTGGGCAGTTCGGGCCGGTCTTCGATCGAAGCCTCCGGGCTGTCCCCCGATTGGGGACTCCCGACGGCCACTACCGAGGACCGGCGCCTCTCGGCTGCCTGGTCGGCGGTCGCGTGTGGACGCTCCTTGGGACGCGGGCGGCTTCCGTTTGAAGCCTTCGGCCCGCTCGGTGATGTCTCTGCTGCCACGGTTCGGCCGACTCGCTGTCGGCGTCATGACCGGGCATGCCCCTCACCTTACAAATTCACACCCTACTCAGCCTGCCATTACCACGCGTGTGGTGCGGCGGACCGAGCAGGACAATGCAGCGAGGGGCGGCTCCCCGGTGACGGGGAGCCGCCCCTGACGCGGCGGTCTTAGCGGGCGCCACCGGCGGCACCGCGGCGGATGCCGAGGCGGTCCACCAGGGTACGGAAGCGCTCGATGTCCTTCTTGGCCAGGTACTGGAGCAGCCGGCGGCGCTGGCCGACCAGGATCAGCAGGCCACGACGCGAGTGGTGGTCGTGCTTGTGGAACTTGAGGTGCTCGGTCAGGTCCGAGATCCGGCGGGAGAGCATGGCGACCTGGACCTCGGGGGAGCCGGTGTCGCCCTCCTTCTGGCCGAACTCGGCGATGATCTGCTTCTTGACGTCAGCGGCGAGAGCCACGGCATCTCCTTCAAGGTTTCCGAGTGACCCTGGTAGACGGCACAGGGATCTGACTGAACTCGGACTGCCCAAGAGTACCAGCGCCCGCCGTCCCCCCATTCCGCGGGGTGACGGCGGGCGCCGTGTGAGGTGTTCCGGGATCAGCTGGTGGCGCCGCGCACCAGGCCGTAGATGTCGAGGACGGCCAGCGTGAGCGGGACCAGCGCGATCAGCATCAGGCTGTCGATCATGTCCAGGATGCGGCCCCAGAACGGGGACACCCCGGACTTCGGGACGACCAGCGCGATGCCGGTCAGGATGGCCGCGCCGGCCGCGATCGAGGCGGCCAGCCAGACCGTCCGCAGGTCCACCGCGGTGTCGCTGGTGGCGGTCAGGATGAAGTGCGGAGTGTGCAGCGAGAGGCCGATCACCAGCAGCGCCAGGCCGGCCAGGCCGGCGATGGTGAGTGCGAAGACCTGACCGGTGTAGCGGAACAGCCGGGCCCGCAGCATGGTCGTCATGCCGACCGCGAGGGCCAGCAGCTCGGCCCAGGTCCGGTCGCTGAAGCCGAGCACGGCGCAGGAGCCGACCAGCACCGCGGCGCAGCCGCCGACCAGTCCGACCAGCACCTCGTGGCCGCGGCGGGCTTGGTGGGCGATCCGCTCGTACTGGACGGCCTCCGAACGGCTGGCCTCCTCGGCGTAGCCGGCGCTGCGGGTGCTGGTCTGGCCGGGGGCGTTGAAGCCGACCGGGAGACGGGCGAAGCGGGCCGAGAGGGAGGGCAGGAAGCCGATCGCGGCGACCGCGGCCACGGCGGTGACGGCCGCGATGTCGGTGGCCGAGGTGTCGGACATCAGCACGGCGGCGAACGAGGCCAGGGTGCCCGCGACGGCCAGGAAGGCGGAGGCCACGAAGACCGAGTCCTTCTCCGGCAGCAGGCCGACCAGCAGCACCGAGACCACCAGCATGGCGACGCAGCCGACCAGCAGCTGGACCCGGCCGGGGCCGTCGCCCACGGTGGAGACCGCGATGATGCCGGACCCGGCGATCAGGGCGTGCGGCAGCGAGCCGAGGCCGAGCGCGAGGGCCGCGTCGTGGTCCTGGTAGACCCGGGCCCGGACACCGGCGAAGGCGACCAGCACGACCGCGATCACACCGGACAGGATGCCGGGCAGGCCGTTCATGTCGTGCCGCAGGTCGGCGAACCAGAGCGCGAAGCCGAGCAGGCCGAGCAGCACCCCCGCGCCGACCAGACCGAAGGCGCGCATCAGTTCCGGGCCCCAGAACCGGCGGTCGGCGGCGACCGCGCTGGCGATCGCGTCGGCCACGTCGTCGTAGACGGCCGGCGGCAGCGACTCGGCGAACGGACGCAGGCTGAGCAGGTCGCCGTCCCGGATCTGCTGGGCGGCCAGCGGCAGTCCGCTGTCCAGCACGGTGCCGTCCCGGCGGACCAGGTGGAATCCGGTCGGTGCGCCGTCCACCTGGGTCTGGCCGGAGAGGCGCAGTACCTCGGGGTAGATGTCCGCGAGCGGCACATCCTCCGGTAGTGCGACGTCGATCCGGCTGTCCGGTGCCACGACGGTGACCCGGCAGAATCCGGTCGTAGCGTTTGAGCTCACCGGCGCTTCCCCCTGTTGCTGTGTCCGTTGGTCAGCTTGACGCCCTTGGCAGACCGGAACGCTCCCCCGTCTTCTTCAATGAGGGCGATCCGACCAAGAGTTGGCGCGGCGACACCCTACCGCCAGATGGGGCACGGAGCGCTACCGGGTCCCGGACGGGCCGTCAAGCCGTGACCCGGCGCCCGGCGGCCGCCGTGTGCGAGAAGTGAAGGTGATATGGCGTCAACCGGGCTGGTCGGGCCCCGCCTTGACCGGTTTGACCCCTTCCTGCCGATCCTCCGGCCGGTCGAACGGTAACGGTCCGGATGCGGGCGCCCCCGTGCTCGAACCGAACAGGGCCGACCAGTAGGATCGGCCCCTGCGCGAGGCGTACGGGGGCGAGACGCGCGACCCGTGAGTGCCTGCGATCGGCGGAGCGGGGGCGGCGTCATCACACGGGGCGCCCTCATCCCGTACGTATCCCAGTTGCGTGAGGGTTGATGCCAGTGAGTGTGATTACGGTCAAGCGTCCGGCTCGGGCATATCCGCCCCCGGTGCCGGACGAGCCGGTGGAGCTGGTGCCTCCGCCCGAGTTGCCGCGAGGCGGTGGCGAGGACTGGATGATGTCCCTGCTGCCGCTGCTCGGCATGGGCGGTTCGGCGGCCTTCCTCTTCGGCGGCCAGGGGCCGATGAAGATGATGGGTGTCCTGATGGTCGCCTCCACCGCCGGTATGGCGGTGGCTCAGATCGTCAAGGCCCGCAAGGGCGGCAGTGCGGGGACCGCGGACGAGCGCCGCGACTACCTCAAGTACCTCCAGCAGATGCGCCGTCAGGTCCGCAGGACCGCGGACCGGCAGCGCGGTGCGCAGCTCTTCCTGCACCCGGAGCCGGACCAGCTCTGGTCGATCGTCACCGAGGGCCGTCGGCTCTGGGAACGGCGGCCGAGCGACCCGGACTTCGCGCAGATCAGGCTGGGACGCGGACCGCAGCAGCTCTCCACGCCGCTGAAGGCGCCGGAGACGGCGCCGCTGGACGAGCTGGAGCCGCTCTCGGCGGCCGCCATGAAGGACTTCCTGACCGCCCACGGCACCCTGCACGACCTGCCGTTGGCGATCTCGCTGCGCGCCTTCTACCACATCACGGTCTGCGGTGACCCGGACACCGTCTACGGCAACGTCCGGGCGATGCTGGCCCAGTTGACCACCCTGCACTCCCCCGACGACCTGGTGGTCGGCGTGGCCGCCGCGCCCGGCGCGGTGGACGAGTGGGAGTGGGCGAAGTGGCTGCCGCACACCCAGCACCGCAAGGAGAGCGACGGTGCCGGTTCGCGCCGGCTGATCGCCACCGGTCTGGGTGAGCTGGAGGTGCTGCTCGCGGACGAGTTGGCCGGGCGCAAGGGCTTCGCCCGGGACGCCGTGGCCTCGCCGGACCAGCCGCACCTGGTGATCGTGATGGACGGCGCCGCGGTGCCGCACGACTCGGTGCTGGCCGGCGCGGAGGGCGTCGAGGGCGTCACCATCATCGAGGTCGTCCCCGGTGACCTGGACGAGCCCAGCGGCCACCTGGTGATCACGCTGGCCAAGGACGAGCTGCTGCTGGAGTCCGCCTCCGGTGCCTCGTACTCCGGCAAGCCGGACAGCCTGTCCTCCTGGCAGTCCGAGGCGCTGGCCCGTCAGCTGGCCCCGTTCCGGGCCTCGGCGGGCGGCGACGACGGCGACCCCTCGCTGGTCTCGATGGACTTCACCGAGATGATGGACACCGGCGACCCGGGCTCCTTCGACCCGGCCCGGATGTGGCGTCCGCGCCCGATGCGGGAGAAGCTCCGGGTCCCGCTCGGGGTCGGCACCAACGGCGAGTACGTCTGGCTGGACATCAAGGAAGCCTCGCTGGAGGGCATGGGCCCGCACGGCATGTGCGTCGGCGCGACCGGTTCCGGTAAGTCCGAGGTGCTCCGCACCCTGGTGCTGGCGCTGGCCGTGACGCACTCCTCCGAGGTGCTCAACTTCGTCCTCGCCGACTTCAAGGGTGGCGCCACCTTCGCGGGTATGGCGGAGATGCCGCACACCGCGGCCGTCATCACCAACCTGGAGGGCGAGCTCACCCTGGTCGACCGCATGCGCGACTCGATCGAGGGCGAGATGAACCGCCGTCAGGAGCTGCTGCGGACGGCGGGCAACTACGCGAACATCAACGAGTACGAGCGGGCCCGCGCCGCCGGTGCCGCGCTCGACCCGCTGCCCTCGCTGGTCATGATCATCGATGAGTTCTCCGAACTCCTCAGCGCCAAG
This genomic interval from Kitasatospora gansuensis contains the following:
- the dapA gene encoding 4-hydroxy-tetrahydrodipicolinate synthase: MAPTSTSQTPFGRVLTAMVTPFTADGGLDLDGAQRLATHLVDSGNDGLVLNGTTGESPTTSDAEKAQLVRAVVEAVGDRAHIVAGVGTNDTHHSVELARQAEAAGAHGLLVVTPYYSKPPQEGLYRHSVTIADATELPVMLYDIPGRSGVALATETLVRLGEHPRIVANKDAKGDLGAASWAIARSGLAWYSGDDILNLPLLSVGAVGVVSVVGHLVAAELRALLDAYQAGDVAKATAIHQGLLPVFSGMFRTQGVILTKAALTLQGHPAGPLRLPLVSATPEEIAQLREDLAAGGVHL
- the thyX gene encoding FAD-dependent thymidylate synthase; translated protein: MSDAAGPVFRSDVTVELVRSAAQDSDVIWAARVSTAGEQSLEALQQDPEKSAGLINYLMRDRHGTPFEHNSMTFFISAPIFVFREFHRHRSGWSYNEESGRYRNLQPVFYVPGEDRKLVQQGRPGRYEFVDGTPEQAKVTAEAMEASYLASYTAYQEMLDAGVAREVARAVLPVGLFSSMYATCNARSLMHFLSLRTKKENATVPSFPQREIEMVAEAMEAEWAKLMPLTHAAFEKHGRVAP
- the dapB gene encoding 4-hydroxy-tetrahydrodipicolinate reductase — encoded protein: MSLPVAVIGATGRIGSEAVKAVSAAADLELTATLNRNSSLEELKGTRVAVELTHPDAVMANLEYCVRNGIHVVTGTTGWTEERLATLRGWLASSPGVGVLIAPNFSIGAVLSMKFAQQAAKYFETVEVVELHHNNKADAPSGTAARTAQLIAAARDAAGLPRQSDPTTHGLPGARGADVDGVPVHSVRLRGLLAHQEVLLGDTGETLTIRHDSLHHSCFMPGILLGVRKVVETPGLTFGLEHFLDL
- a CDS encoding M16 family metallopeptidase translates to MLEVLEGRPVAQASAAQQRPGSTRTLLKGVDGAGTVRRTVLPGGLRVVTETLPTVRSATFGIWVGVGSRDETPALNGATHYLEHLLFKGTARRNALEISAALDAVGGEMNAFTAKENTCYYARVLDTDLPLAIDVVCDMLTGSLIRPEDVEAERGVILEEMAMAEDDPGDVVHDLFAKVIYGDSPLGRPILGTQETVTGLTRDQIAGFFHRRYKPEQLVVAAAGNLDHARVVKMVQKAFAPVLEKSKGHPAEVRKGVRAVRTAGRVEVLNRSTEQAHLVLGVPGVPRHDERRWALGVLNAALGGGMSSRLFQEVREKRGLAYSVYSYSSSYADSGLFGIYAGCQPKRVEQVLDICREELAKVVADGITEEELTRAIGQISGSTVLGMEDTGSLMNRIGKAELSYGHHLSVDEMLEKIASVTLADVHAVARDVLGAHKPSLALIGPITKKRADALADLLA
- a CDS encoding polyribonucleotide nucleotidyltransferase; this encodes MEENVFYAEAVIDNGSFGTRTIRFETGRLARQAAGSAVAYLDDDTMVLSATSASKQPKEHFDFFPLTVDVEERMYAAGRIPGSFFRREGRPSEDAILTCRLIDRPLRPSFVKGLRNEIQVVCTIMALNPDHLYDVVAINAASASTQLAGLPFSGPIGGVRVALIKGQWVAFPTHTELEDAVFDMVVAGRALPDGDVAIMMVEAEATAKTIKLVADGAEAPTEEIVAAGLEAAKPFIKVLCAAQSKLAAQAAKPTGEFPVFLDYQDDVLAALSDAVKSDLAKALTIPGKVERNNEIDRIKAVAADKLLPKFEGREKEISAAYNALTKKIVRERVITDKVRIDGRGVTDIRTLAAEVEAIPRVHGSALFERGETQILGVTTLNMLRMEQQLDTLSPETRRRYMHNYNFPPYSVGETGRVGSPKRREIGHGALAERAILPVLPTREEFPYAIRQVSEALSSNGSTSMGSVCASTMSLLNAGVPLKAAVAGIAMGLISQEIDGETHYVTLTDILGAEDAFGDMDFKVAGTRNFITALQLDTKLNGIPASVLAAALKQAKDARLHILDVMNEAIDTPDEMSPNAPRIITIKIPVDKIGEVIGPKGKMINQIQEDTGADITIEDDGTIYIGAVDGPSAEAARTTINQIANPTMPEVGERYLGTVVKTTTFGAFVSLMPGKDGLLHISQIRKLAGGKRVENVEDVLAVGAKVQVEIAEIDPRGKLSLIPVVEGEDGVEDAAPASE
- the rpsO gene encoding 30S ribosomal protein S15, producing MALAADVKKQIIAEFGQKEGDTGSPEVQVAMLSRRISDLTEHLKFHKHDHHSRRGLLILVGQRRRLLQYLAKKDIERFRTLVDRLGIRRGAAGGAR
- the eccD gene encoding type VII secretion integral membrane protein EccD, encoding MSSNATTGFCRVTVVAPDSRIDVALPEDVPLADIYPEVLRLSGQTQVDGAPTGFHLVRRDGTVLDSGLPLAAQQIRDGDLLSLRPFAESLPPAVYDDVADAIASAVAADRRFWGPELMRAFGLVGAGVLLGLLGFALWFADLRHDMNGLPGILSGVIAVVLVAFAGVRARVYQDHDAALALGLGSLPHALIAGSGIIAVSTVGDGPGRVQLLVGCVAMLVVSVLLVGLLPEKDSVFVASAFLAVAGTLASFAAVLMSDTSATDIAAVTAVAAVAAIGFLPSLSARFARLPVGFNAPGQTSTRSAGYAEEASRSEAVQYERIAHQARRGHEVLVGLVGGCAAVLVGSCAVLGFSDRTWAELLALAVGMTTMLRARLFRYTGQVFALTIAGLAGLALLVIGLSLHTPHFILTATSDTAVDLRTVWLAASIAAGAAILTGIALVVPKSGVSPFWGRILDMIDSLMLIALVPLTLAVLDIYGLVRGATS